A DNA window from Paralichthys olivaceus isolate ysfri-2021 chromosome 3, ASM2471397v2, whole genome shotgun sequence contains the following coding sequences:
- the LOC109644405 gene encoding rootletin has product MAAPSKSSQKAKNVAIALLALWSIVSLIVIVVWATSPDLKSSAQCRAELQDIREKLEGAKVVWGKDRVALEEKVEKEREEQVRLTANNVLLLGRLNATNTSLEECRQENVVLNANISFLLEEVERLLQTETNLTTQLGLKEDHIDALQQNLTQASHQTESCFSLKEAAQSQMVAAQIQTKACESNQQYLQKQLHKCKAVDSQPPQQTTPKENQASTDKRSAAPPLAGIPVLTLLVSVALHLMT; this is encoded by the exons GGCCCCCTCCAAGTCGTCCCAGAAGGCCAAGAATGTGGCCATCGCCCTGCTGGCATTGTGGTCCATCGTCTCTCTCATTGTAATCGTGGTTTGGGCAACGTCTCCGGACCTGAAGAGCTCGGCGCAGTGTCGGGCCGAGCTACAGGACATCAGGGAGAAGCTGGAGGGCGCTAAGGTGGTGTGGGGGAAGGACCGGGTGGCgctggaggagaaggtggagaaggagagggaggagcaggTTCGCCTAACGGCCAACAacgtgctgctgctgggacGCCTGAACGCCACCAACACCTCGCTGGAGGAGTGTCGGCAGGAGAAc GTCGTCCTGAACGCCAACATCAGCTTcctgctggaggaggtggagcgaCTGCTTCAGACCGAGACCAACCTCACGACTCAGCTCGGCCTGAAGGAAG atcaCATCGACGCCCTGCAGCAGAACCTGACTCAGGCCTCTCATCAGACCGAGTCATGCTTCAGTCTGAAGGAAGCCGCTCAGAGTCAGATGGTGGCGGCTCAGATCCAGACCAAAGCCTGCGAGTCCAACCAGCAGTACCTGCAGAAACAGCT TCACAAGTGTAAAGCTGTCGActctcagcctcctcagcaGACGACACCGAAGGAGAACCAGGCCTCCACTGACAAGAGGTCTGCTGCCCCACCCCTCGCTGGTATTCCGGTGCTGACGCTGCTCGTCTCCGTTGCTCTGCATCTGATGACCT ga